The Streptomyces sp. NL15-2K genome contains a region encoding:
- a CDS encoding DMT family transporter, whose translation MTPLVTAAVLVAAVTHASWNAIAHQITDKLVGFTLIAGGGMLIGLAMVPFVPFPAAGAWPYLIASAVIHVGYYILLMKSFRLGDFGQAYPIARGTAPLVVTLLAAVFAHEVPDGWAAAGIALSCAGLTGVALWGLRGHRPNWAAIGAALTTGLAIAAYTVVDGLGVRASGSSLGYIAWLMAVQGGAVPAYALTRRRGELLTVLRPFAAVGLLGAALSVSAYGLVLWAQTKAELAPIAALRESSVNLGSCGNNLAGQGAG comes from the coding sequence GTGACCCCGCTGGTCACCGCGGCCGTGCTGGTGGCCGCCGTCACCCACGCCAGCTGGAACGCGATCGCCCACCAGATCACCGACAAGCTGGTCGGGTTCACGCTGATCGCGGGCGGCGGGATGCTGATCGGGCTGGCCATGGTGCCGTTCGTGCCGTTCCCGGCGGCGGGGGCATGGCCGTATCTGATCGCCTCGGCCGTCATCCACGTCGGGTACTACATCCTGCTGATGAAGTCCTTCCGGCTGGGCGACTTCGGGCAGGCGTATCCGATCGCCCGCGGCACCGCACCCCTGGTGGTGACGCTGCTCGCCGCGGTCTTCGCGCACGAGGTCCCGGACGGCTGGGCGGCCGCCGGCATCGCCCTGTCCTGCGCGGGGCTGACCGGCGTCGCCCTGTGGGGCCTGCGCGGGCACCGGCCCAACTGGGCCGCGATCGGGGCCGCGTTGACCACCGGCCTGGCCATCGCGGCGTACACCGTCGTCGACGGGCTCGGCGTGCGGGCCTCCGGGTCCTCCCTCGGGTACATCGCCTGGCTGATGGCCGTGCAGGGGGGCGCGGTTCCGGCGTACGCCCTCACTCGCCGGCGCGGTGAACTCCTCACCGTCCTACGACCGTTCGCCGCAGTCGGCCTGCTGGGCGCCGCGCTGTCCGTGTCGGCGTACGGCCTCGTCCTGTGGGCCCAGACGAAGGCCGAGCTGGCACCGATCGCCG
- a CDS encoding YbaK/EbsC family protein has product MTTTATDTEDSGAHPRFAEALRELGLEGLEVRRFPDATRTAAEAAAAIGCELSQICKSLIFAADGVPVLVLMDGASRVDVELVRQELGAEKVTRAKADVVRETTGYAIGGVPPFGHRNRTRVLADRSLLDHDVVWAAAGNPHAVFPMEPKDLVAHAGATLVDVRERTA; this is encoded by the coding sequence ATGACGACCACCGCCACTGACACCGAAGACTCCGGAGCCCATCCCCGTTTCGCCGAAGCCCTGCGCGAGCTGGGGCTTGAGGGCCTGGAGGTCCGCCGCTTCCCGGACGCCACCCGTACCGCCGCCGAGGCCGCCGCGGCGATCGGGTGCGAGTTGAGCCAGATCTGCAAGTCGTTGATCTTCGCAGCGGACGGGGTACCCGTGCTGGTGCTCATGGACGGAGCGTCCCGCGTCGACGTCGAGCTCGTCCGACAGGAGCTCGGCGCCGAGAAGGTCACGCGGGCCAAGGCCGATGTCGTACGGGAGACGACCGGGTACGCCATCGGCGGCGTGCCGCCCTTCGGGCACCGGAACAGGACCCGCGTCCTCGCCGACCGGTCGCTGCTCGACCACGACGTCGTGTGGGCCGCCGCCGGCAATCCACACGCCGTCTTCCCCATGGAGCCCAAGGACCTTGTCGCTCACGCCGGCGCCACACTGGTGGACGTGCGCGAGCGCACCGCGTGA
- a CDS encoding GNAT family N-acetyltransferase codes for MTSAPASKPAPAIRPYAPTDRPALDDICVRTAHVGQDSRPHYADPGIFPVIFAAPYVHLEPDLAFVLDDGRGHAVGYILGTADTPRFVEDYRAKWLPLVAERYPEPTTPARTPDDEIVPLLHHPERMLVPEVAAYPAHLHIDLLPEWQGRGYGRALIETFLDALREKGVPAVHLSMLTANTPARSFYDRLGFHEIEVPDADSTEVTYLGRSTSPDLR; via the coding sequence ATGACTTCGGCACCCGCGTCCAAACCCGCACCCGCGATACGCCCCTATGCCCCCACCGACCGCCCCGCCCTCGACGACATCTGCGTCCGCACCGCCCACGTCGGCCAGGACAGCCGCCCCCACTACGCCGATCCCGGCATCTTCCCGGTGATCTTCGCGGCGCCGTACGTCCACCTGGAACCGGACCTGGCCTTCGTGCTGGACGACGGCCGCGGACATGCCGTCGGCTACATCCTCGGCACCGCGGACACGCCCCGTTTCGTCGAGGACTACCGGGCGAAGTGGCTGCCGCTGGTCGCCGAGCGGTACCCCGAGCCGACCACCCCGGCCCGCACCCCCGACGACGAGATCGTCCCTCTGCTCCACCACCCCGAACGCATGCTCGTGCCGGAGGTCGCCGCCTACCCCGCCCATCTCCACATCGACCTGCTCCCCGAGTGGCAGGGGCGTGGATACGGGCGGGCCCTGATCGAGACCTTCCTCGACGCCCTGCGCGAGAAGGGCGTACCGGCCGTGCACCTCTCCATGCTCACCGCCAACACCCCCGCCCGGTCCTTCTACGACCGCCTCGGCTTCCACGAGATCGAGGTGCCGGACGCCGACTCGACGGAGGTCACCTATCTCGGGCGCTCGACAAGTCCTGACCTTCGATAA
- a CDS encoding MarR family transcriptional regulator yields the protein MSDAPKAPSPTPGYLVWRLANKWRTAVDQALAPLNLTHAQYVLLASLSGMERAGRRPSQRELADYTGLEALYVSKLARSLESAGLVRRTRDGHDTRVVRLALTDEGHASVRPAIDAVQVLLDQLLTPLGGLDDPRTEDFKRTLTTLLDTPLGPA from the coding sequence GTGAGCGACGCACCGAAGGCCCCCTCCCCCACCCCCGGCTACCTCGTCTGGCGCCTCGCCAACAAGTGGCGTACCGCCGTCGACCAGGCCCTCGCCCCGCTGAACCTGACCCACGCCCAGTACGTCCTGCTGGCCTCCCTGAGCGGGATGGAGCGGGCGGGGCGGCGGCCGAGTCAGCGGGAGCTCGCCGACTACACGGGGCTGGAGGCCCTGTACGTGTCGAAGCTCGCCCGGTCGCTGGAGTCGGCGGGGCTCGTGCGGCGGACCCGCGACGGCCATGACACCCGTGTCGTGCGGCTGGCCCTCACCGACGAGGGGCATGCCTCCGTGCGGCCCGCCATCGATGCCGTACAGGTGCTGCTCGACCAGCTCCTCACCCCGCTGGGCGGGCTGGACGACCCGCGCACCGAGGACTTCAAGCGCACCCTGACCACCCTCCTCGACACCCCCCTGGGCCCGGCATGA